The Gasterosteus aculeatus chromosome 8, fGasAcu3.hap1.1, whole genome shotgun sequence genome has a window encoding:
- the ano8b gene encoding anoctamin-8 isoform X5, giving the protein MFEIVLQKGRALWNQIKLSQPLYKLFGKRLLQAGRHIMSHKSWMKTVPTENCDVLITFADTTDDHTLLWLLNHIRLGIPELIIQIRHHKHTQVYAFFVTATYENLLRGAEEMGLRKAVKPEFGGGTRNFSGEEDYIYENIESELCFFTSQERQSIIKYWLDNLRAKHGEVLHNINFLEGQPIISELSARGVIQQLFPLHEQRILSQLMKSWVQAVCEKQPLDDICDYFGVKIAMYFAWLGFYTTSMLYPAVIGFVLWMLTESDQTSRDICCVVFALFNVVWATLFLERWKRRGAELAFKWGTLDTPPESLEEPRPQFRGVKRCSPITGCEEFHYPPWRRRVFRWLVSLPICILCLCFVFLVMLICLELQEFVMGIKEMPRLARFIPKIMLAITVSACDEVYRKIACWLNDMENYRLQSAYEKNLIIKMVLFQFVNSYLSLFYIGFYLKDMERLKEMLATLLIIRQFLQNVKEVLQPYLYERHKLGELTLRAVWDLLLSVLLKYGRLAAGKAHASPSDQAMPGPGLRGTRPGLGQLDRREKKCLNGGCGVPDEEEGGEKDEADSGRFSEGETEEESLIDCGLKLRKVSFIEKSDRRAGCSGPPMHTSFLEEGSPTMVEKGMDPASVFEMCDDDDDNGIHDVKESAGAATGSAEGINAAAGAAAAARAALLSDSGAALRHRRRGRSAERVEPKTKRESWINPPEERENNTLTQAEMESCMQTYADTFQDYQEMFVQFGYVVLFSSAFPLAAMCALINNIIEIRSDAFKLCTGLQRPFGIRVESIGQWQTAMEAMGLIAIIVNCYLIGQCGQLQRLFPWLSPEMAIISIVILEHFAILLKYVIHVAIPDIPTWVREEISKLDYQRREAFKKHERQAQQHYQQLQRRKREEEERQRQAEHMARRERERDESKGDSSGDHHHEKSHSSKSRSGGGGGGGGSDKPKRPSSLLANNNVMKLKQIIPLQSKFSSSGARSPQSPTGSEPKLPGFLSFKFLKSPENKKEGSAASVAAASNTTATAASSPSSSSGSSSQERSLSPSKAFNPGKLFNFGKSEGGTCVNGAALPRPGEGSSSQASDRQPSRSDLNGVPDEFPSPGGEGSENGHATDVDPAGSKV; this is encoded by the exons ATGTTTGAGATTGTTCTTCAGAAGGGGAGAGCATTGTGGAACCAGATCAAGTTGTCACAACCTCTTT aTAAGTTGTTTGGGAAGCGGCTGCTGCAGGCTGGGAGACACATCATGTCTCACAAGTCCTGGATGAAAACGGTGCCCACGGAGAACTGTGATGTCCTCATCACATTTGCAG ACACTACAGATGACCACACGTTGCTATGGCTACTGAACCACATCCGGCTGGGAATCCCAGAGCTCATCATCCAAATACGacatcacaagcacacacaagtcTACGCTTTCTTCGTCACTGCTACATATGAAAA TTTGTTGCGAGGTGCTGAGGAGATGGGATTGAGGAAAGCGGTGAAGCCCGAGTTTGGGGGAGGAACACGAAACTTCTCGGGTGAGGAGGATTACATCTACGAGAACATCGAGAGCGAGCTGTGTTTCTTCACCTCACAG GAGAGGCAGAGCATCATTAAATACTGGCTGGACAATCTAAGGGCCAAACATGGGGAGGTGCTTCATAATATCAACTTCCTGGAGGGCCAGCCAATTA tCTCGGAGCTGAGTGCTCGAGGGGTGATCCAACAGTTATTTCCTCTCCATGAGCAGAGGATCCTCAGTCAGCTGATGAAGTCCTGGGTCCAGGCCGTCTGTGAGAAACAGCCTTTAG ATGATATCTGTGACTACTTTGGTGTGAAGATTGCCATGTATTTTGCCTGGCTGGGGTTTTACACCACTTCCATGTTATATCCTGCTGTGATCGGCTTTGTGCTGTGGATGCTCACTGAGTCAGACCAG ACGAGCCGTGACATCTGCTGTGTGGTGTTTGCCCTGTTCAACGTGGTGTGGGCCACTCTGTTTCTGGAGcggtggaagaggaggggggctgaGCTGGCTTTCAAGTGGGGAACACTGGACACGCCACCCGAATCCCTGGAGGAACCACGGCCCCAGTTCCGG GGAGTGAAGCGTTGCAGTCCCATAACAGGTTGTGAGGAGTTCCACTATCCTCCGTGGCGGCGGCGTGTTTTCAGGTGGCTGGTCAGCCTGCCCATCTGCATCCTCTGCCTCTGCTTTGTCTTCCTGGTCATGCTCATCTGCCTTGAGCTGCAG gagtTTGTGATGGGGATCAAGGAAATGCCTCGGCTAGCTCGCTTCATCCCCAAAATCATGCTAGCTATCACTGTGAGTGCATGTGATGAGGTGTACAGGAAAATCGCCTGCTGGCTCAACGACATGG aaaACTATAGACTCCAGAGTGCCTATGAGAAAAATCTCATCATCAAAATGGTTCTT TTTCAGTTTGTAAATTCTTATCTTAGCCTTTTTTACATTGGATTCTACCTCAAAGACATGGAGCGTCTAAAAGAG ATGCTAGCCACTCTACTCATCATACGGCAGTTCCTTCAAAATGTGAAGGAGGTGCTGCAGCCTTACCTGTACGAGCGTCACAAGCTGGGCGAGCTCACGCTGCGAGCTGTGTGGGACCTGCtgctctctgtgctgctgaaaTACGGCCGGCTGGCAGCCGGGAAAGCCCACGCCTCTCCCAGCGATCAGGCCATGCCGGGGCCGGGCCTGAGGGGCACCAGGCCTGGATTGGGGCAGCTAGATAGAAG GGAAAAGAAGTGTTTGAACGGAGGGTGCGGGGTGcccgacgaggaggaggggggcgagaAGGATGAGGCTGACAGCGGGAGGTTCAGtgaaggagagacggaggaggagagtctGATTGACTGCGGTTTAAAGCTGAGGAAGGTCAGCTTCATAGAGAAG TCGGACAGAAGAGCAGGCTGCAGTGGGCCGCCCATGCACACCAGCTTCCTGGAGGAAGGGAGCCCCACAATGGTGGAAAAAGGAATGGACCCTGCCTCCGTATTTGAGATGtgtgacgacgacgatgataaTGGCATCCATGATGTGAAGGAATCGGCCGGGGCAGCAACAGGTTCGGCCGAGGGGATAAATGCCGCCGCtggcgccgccgctgccgccagGGCTGCGCTGCTGTCTGACAGCGGCGCAGCCCTGCGACACAGAAGAAGAGGCAggagcgcagagagagttgAGCCGAAGACAAAAAGGGAATCGTGGATTAACCCcccggaggagagagagaacaacaCGCTCACTCAGGCTGAGATGGAGAGCTGCATGCAGACATATGCT GACACCTTCCAGGACTACCAGGAGATGTTTGTCCAGTTTGGTTACGTGGTGCTCTTCTCCTCGGCCTTCCCTCTGGCTGCCATGTGCGCTCTCATCAACAACATCATTGAAATCCGCAGCGATGCCTTTAAGCTCTGCACCGGTCTGCAGAGGCCCTTTGGAATCAGAGTGGAGAGCATCGGCCAGTGGCAG ACAGCGATGGAAGCCATGGGCCTGATTGCCATCATAGTGAATTGTTACCTAATTGGTCAGTGTGGTCAGCTACAGCGCCTCTTTCCGTGGCTCAGCCCCGAGATGGCCATCATCTCCATCGTTATCCTCGAG CACTTTGCCATCCTCCTGAAGTACGTCATCCACGTGGCCATCCCCGACATTCCTACATGGGTTCGAGAGGAGATTTCTAAACTGGATTATCAGCGTAGGGAGGCCTTTAAG aaGCATGAGCGGCAGGCGCAGCAGCATtaccagcagctgcagaggaggaagagggaggaggaggagaggcagaggcaggCGGAGCATATGGCCCgcagggagagggagcgggaCGAAAGCAagggcgactcctctggagATCACCACCACGAGAAGAGTCACAGCAGCAAATCACGTTccgggggcggaggagggggcggcgggTCGGACAAACCCAAAAGACCGAGCTCTCTGTTGGCCAACAACAACGTGATGAAGCTGAAACAGATCATCCCGCTGCAGAGTAAGTTCTCCTCGAGTGGCGCCCGCTCCCCTCAGTCTCCCACCGGAAGTGAGCCGAAGCTGCCCGGGTTCCTGAGCTTCAAATTCCTCAAGTCGCCGGAGAACAAGAAGGAGGGTTCTGCGGCTTCCGTGGCCGCAGCCTCTAACACCACAGCTACAGCAgcctcatcaccatcatcatcatcaggtaGCAGCTCCCAGGAGCGTTCTCTGTCACCCAGCAAGGCCTTCAACCCTGGGAAACTGTTCAACTTTGGGAAATCTGAGGGCGGGACATGCGTGAACGGGGCCGCGCTGCCCAGACCCGGCGAGGGCTCATCGTCACAGGCGTCGGATAGACAACCGTCCAGGTCTGACTTGAACGGTGTTCCAGACGAGTTCCCCTCGCCTGGAGGGGAAGGGTCAGAGAACGGCCACGCAACAGACGTGGACCCGGCCGGCTCTAAAGTCTAG
- the ano8b gene encoding anoctamin-8 isoform X1, whose protein sequence is MPDTGSAATGASAAAGASGNGDGAESSRHRHRAPQGEAERPEPGTAPSHGSSGVLDKLFGKRLLQAGRHIMSHKSWMKTVPTENCDVLITFADTTDDHTLLWLLNHIRLGIPELIIQIRHHKHTQVYAFFVTATYENLLRGAEEMGLRKAVKPEFGGGTRNFSGEEDYIYENIESELCFFTSQERQSIIKYWLDNLRAKHGEVLHNINFLEGQPIISELSARGVIQQLFPLHEQRILSQLMKSWVQAVCEKQPLDDICDYFGVKIAMYFAWLGFYTTSMLYPAVIGFVLWMLTESDQTSRDICCVVFALFNVVWATLFLERWKRRGAELAFKWGTLDTPPESLEEPRPQFRGVKRCSPITGCEEFHYPPWRRRVFRWLVSLPICILCLCFVFLVMLICLELQEFVMGIKEMPRLARFIPKIMLAITVSACDEVYRKIACWLNDMENYRLQSAYEKNLIIKMVLFQFVNSYLSLFYIGFYLKDMERLKEMLVVLSLLRSLQRQVRINVLPPLFLKIQMFVVSVPWMFRALLGSKMLATLLIIRQFLQNVKEVLQPYLYERHKLGELTLRAVWDLLLSVLLKYGRLAAGKAHASPSDQAMPGPGLRGTRPGLGQLDRREKKCLNGGCGVPDEEEGGEKDEADSGRFSEGETEEESLIDCGLKLRKVSFIEKSDRRAGCSGPPMHTSFLEEGSPTMVEKGMDPASVFEMCDDDDDNGIHDVKESAGAATGSAEGINAAAGAAAAARAALLSDSGAALRHRRRGRSAERVEPKTKRESWINPPEERENNTLTQAEMESCMQTYADTFQDYQEMFVQFGYVVLFSSAFPLAAMCALINNIIEIRSDAFKLCTGLQRPFGIRVESIGQWQTAMEAMGLIAIIVNCYLIGQCGQLQRLFPWLSPEMAIISIVILEHFAILLKYVIHVAIPDIPTWVREEISKLDYQRREAFKKHERQAQQHYQQLQRRKREEEERQRQAEHMARRERERDESKGDSSGDHHHEKSHSSKSRSGGGGGGGGSDKPKRPSSLLANNNVMKLKQIIPLQSKFSSSGARSPQSPTGSEPKLPGFLSFKFLKSPENKKEGSAASVAAASNTTATAASSPSSSSGSSSQERSLSPSKAFNPGKLFNFGKSEGGTCVNGAALPRPGEGSSSQASDRQPSRSDLNGVPDEFPSPGGEGSENGHATDVDPAGSKV, encoded by the exons aTAAGTTGTTTGGGAAGCGGCTGCTGCAGGCTGGGAGACACATCATGTCTCACAAGTCCTGGATGAAAACGGTGCCCACGGAGAACTGTGATGTCCTCATCACATTTGCAG ACACTACAGATGACCACACGTTGCTATGGCTACTGAACCACATCCGGCTGGGAATCCCAGAGCTCATCATCCAAATACGacatcacaagcacacacaagtcTACGCTTTCTTCGTCACTGCTACATATGAAAA TTTGTTGCGAGGTGCTGAGGAGATGGGATTGAGGAAAGCGGTGAAGCCCGAGTTTGGGGGAGGAACACGAAACTTCTCGGGTGAGGAGGATTACATCTACGAGAACATCGAGAGCGAGCTGTGTTTCTTCACCTCACAG GAGAGGCAGAGCATCATTAAATACTGGCTGGACAATCTAAGGGCCAAACATGGGGAGGTGCTTCATAATATCAACTTCCTGGAGGGCCAGCCAATTA tCTCGGAGCTGAGTGCTCGAGGGGTGATCCAACAGTTATTTCCTCTCCATGAGCAGAGGATCCTCAGTCAGCTGATGAAGTCCTGGGTCCAGGCCGTCTGTGAGAAACAGCCTTTAG ATGATATCTGTGACTACTTTGGTGTGAAGATTGCCATGTATTTTGCCTGGCTGGGGTTTTACACCACTTCCATGTTATATCCTGCTGTGATCGGCTTTGTGCTGTGGATGCTCACTGAGTCAGACCAG ACGAGCCGTGACATCTGCTGTGTGGTGTTTGCCCTGTTCAACGTGGTGTGGGCCACTCTGTTTCTGGAGcggtggaagaggaggggggctgaGCTGGCTTTCAAGTGGGGAACACTGGACACGCCACCCGAATCCCTGGAGGAACCACGGCCCCAGTTCCGG GGAGTGAAGCGTTGCAGTCCCATAACAGGTTGTGAGGAGTTCCACTATCCTCCGTGGCGGCGGCGTGTTTTCAGGTGGCTGGTCAGCCTGCCCATCTGCATCCTCTGCCTCTGCTTTGTCTTCCTGGTCATGCTCATCTGCCTTGAGCTGCAG gagtTTGTGATGGGGATCAAGGAAATGCCTCGGCTAGCTCGCTTCATCCCCAAAATCATGCTAGCTATCACTGTGAGTGCATGTGATGAGGTGTACAGGAAAATCGCCTGCTGGCTCAACGACATGG aaaACTATAGACTCCAGAGTGCCTATGAGAAAAATCTCATCATCAAAATGGTTCTT TTTCAGTTTGTAAATTCTTATCTTAGCCTTTTTTACATTGGATTCTACCTCAAAGACATGGAGCGTCTAAAAGAG ATGCTGGTGGTGTTGTCTCTGTTAAGGAGTCTGCAGCGGCAGGTCCGGATCAATGTGctgcctcccctcttcctcaaGATCCAGATGTTTGTGGTCTCTGTTCCCTGGATGTTCAGGGCTTTACTCGGGTCCAAA ATGCTAGCCACTCTACTCATCATACGGCAGTTCCTTCAAAATGTGAAGGAGGTGCTGCAGCCTTACCTGTACGAGCGTCACAAGCTGGGCGAGCTCACGCTGCGAGCTGTGTGGGACCTGCtgctctctgtgctgctgaaaTACGGCCGGCTGGCAGCCGGGAAAGCCCACGCCTCTCCCAGCGATCAGGCCATGCCGGGGCCGGGCCTGAGGGGCACCAGGCCTGGATTGGGGCAGCTAGATAGAAG GGAAAAGAAGTGTTTGAACGGAGGGTGCGGGGTGcccgacgaggaggaggggggcgagaAGGATGAGGCTGACAGCGGGAGGTTCAGtgaaggagagacggaggaggagagtctGATTGACTGCGGTTTAAAGCTGAGGAAGGTCAGCTTCATAGAGAAG TCGGACAGAAGAGCAGGCTGCAGTGGGCCGCCCATGCACACCAGCTTCCTGGAGGAAGGGAGCCCCACAATGGTGGAAAAAGGAATGGACCCTGCCTCCGTATTTGAGATGtgtgacgacgacgatgataaTGGCATCCATGATGTGAAGGAATCGGCCGGGGCAGCAACAGGTTCGGCCGAGGGGATAAATGCCGCCGCtggcgccgccgctgccgccagGGCTGCGCTGCTGTCTGACAGCGGCGCAGCCCTGCGACACAGAAGAAGAGGCAggagcgcagagagagttgAGCCGAAGACAAAAAGGGAATCGTGGATTAACCCcccggaggagagagagaacaacaCGCTCACTCAGGCTGAGATGGAGAGCTGCATGCAGACATATGCT GACACCTTCCAGGACTACCAGGAGATGTTTGTCCAGTTTGGTTACGTGGTGCTCTTCTCCTCGGCCTTCCCTCTGGCTGCCATGTGCGCTCTCATCAACAACATCATTGAAATCCGCAGCGATGCCTTTAAGCTCTGCACCGGTCTGCAGAGGCCCTTTGGAATCAGAGTGGAGAGCATCGGCCAGTGGCAG ACAGCGATGGAAGCCATGGGCCTGATTGCCATCATAGTGAATTGTTACCTAATTGGTCAGTGTGGTCAGCTACAGCGCCTCTTTCCGTGGCTCAGCCCCGAGATGGCCATCATCTCCATCGTTATCCTCGAG CACTTTGCCATCCTCCTGAAGTACGTCATCCACGTGGCCATCCCCGACATTCCTACATGGGTTCGAGAGGAGATTTCTAAACTGGATTATCAGCGTAGGGAGGCCTTTAAG aaGCATGAGCGGCAGGCGCAGCAGCATtaccagcagctgcagaggaggaagagggaggaggaggagaggcagaggcaggCGGAGCATATGGCCCgcagggagagggagcgggaCGAAAGCAagggcgactcctctggagATCACCACCACGAGAAGAGTCACAGCAGCAAATCACGTTccgggggcggaggagggggcggcgggTCGGACAAACCCAAAAGACCGAGCTCTCTGTTGGCCAACAACAACGTGATGAAGCTGAAACAGATCATCCCGCTGCAGAGTAAGTTCTCCTCGAGTGGCGCCCGCTCCCCTCAGTCTCCCACCGGAAGTGAGCCGAAGCTGCCCGGGTTCCTGAGCTTCAAATTCCTCAAGTCGCCGGAGAACAAGAAGGAGGGTTCTGCGGCTTCCGTGGCCGCAGCCTCTAACACCACAGCTACAGCAgcctcatcaccatcatcatcatcaggtaGCAGCTCCCAGGAGCGTTCTCTGTCACCCAGCAAGGCCTTCAACCCTGGGAAACTGTTCAACTTTGGGAAATCTGAGGGCGGGACATGCGTGAACGGGGCCGCGCTGCCCAGACCCGGCGAGGGCTCATCGTCACAGGCGTCGGATAGACAACCGTCCAGGTCTGACTTGAACGGTGTTCCAGACGAGTTCCCCTCGCCTGGAGGGGAAGGGTCAGAGAACGGCCACGCAACAGACGTGGACCCGGCCGGCTCTAAAGTCTAG
- the ano8b gene encoding anoctamin-8 isoform X3 encodes MFEIVLQKGRALWNQIKLSQPLYKLFGKRLLQAGRHIMSHKSWMKTVPTENCDVLITFADTTDDHTLLWLLNHIRLGIPELIIQIRHHKHTQVYAFFVTATYENLLRGAEEMGLRKAVKPEFGGGTRNFSGEEDYIYENIESELCFFTSQERQSIIKYWLDNLRAKHGEVLHNINFLEGQPIISELSARGVIQQLFPLHEQRILSQLMKSWVQAVCEKQPLDDICDYFGVKIAMYFAWLGFYTTSMLYPAVIGFVLWMLTESDQTSRDICCVVFALFNVVWATLFLERWKRRGAELAFKWGTLDTPPESLEEPRPQFRGVKRCSPITGCEEFHYPPWRRRVFRWLVSLPICILCLCFVFLVMLICLELQEFVMGIKEMPRLARFIPKIMLAITVSACDEVYRKIACWLNDMENYRLQSAYEKNLIIKMVLFQFVNSYLSLFYIGFYLKDMERLKEMLVVLSLLRSLQRQVRINVLPPLFLKIQMFVVSVPWMFRALLGSKMLATLLIIRQFLQNVKEVLQPYLYERHKLGELTLRAVWDLLLSVLLKYGRLAAGKAHASPSDQAMPGPGLRGTRPGLGQLDRREKKCLNGGCGVPDEEEGGEKDEADSGRFSEGETEEESLIDCGLKLRKVSFIEKSDRRAGCSGPPMHTSFLEEGSPTMVEKGMDPASVFEMCDDDDDNGIHDVKESAGAATGSAEGINAAAGAAAAARAALLSDSGAALRHRRRGRSAERVEPKTKRESWINPPEERENNTLTQAEMESCMQTYADTFQDYQEMFVQFGYVVLFSSAFPLAAMCALINNIIEIRSDAFKLCTGLQRPFGIRVESIGQWQTAMEAMGLIAIIVNCYLIGQCGQLQRLFPWLSPEMAIISIVILEHFAILLKYVIHVAIPDIPTWVREEISKLDYQRREAFKKHERQAQQHYQQLQRRKREEEERQRQAEHMARRERERDESKGDSSGDHHHEKSHSSKSRSGGGGGGGGSDKPKRPSSLLANNNVMKLKQIIPLQSKFSSSGARSPQSPTGSEPKLPGFLSFKFLKSPENKKEGSAASVAAASNTTATAASSPSSSSGSSSQERSLSPSKAFNPGKLFNFGKSEGGTCVNGAALPRPGEGSSSQASDRQPSRSDLNGVPDEFPSPGGEGSENGHATDVDPAGSKV; translated from the exons ATGTTTGAGATTGTTCTTCAGAAGGGGAGAGCATTGTGGAACCAGATCAAGTTGTCACAACCTCTTT aTAAGTTGTTTGGGAAGCGGCTGCTGCAGGCTGGGAGACACATCATGTCTCACAAGTCCTGGATGAAAACGGTGCCCACGGAGAACTGTGATGTCCTCATCACATTTGCAG ACACTACAGATGACCACACGTTGCTATGGCTACTGAACCACATCCGGCTGGGAATCCCAGAGCTCATCATCCAAATACGacatcacaagcacacacaagtcTACGCTTTCTTCGTCACTGCTACATATGAAAA TTTGTTGCGAGGTGCTGAGGAGATGGGATTGAGGAAAGCGGTGAAGCCCGAGTTTGGGGGAGGAACACGAAACTTCTCGGGTGAGGAGGATTACATCTACGAGAACATCGAGAGCGAGCTGTGTTTCTTCACCTCACAG GAGAGGCAGAGCATCATTAAATACTGGCTGGACAATCTAAGGGCCAAACATGGGGAGGTGCTTCATAATATCAACTTCCTGGAGGGCCAGCCAATTA tCTCGGAGCTGAGTGCTCGAGGGGTGATCCAACAGTTATTTCCTCTCCATGAGCAGAGGATCCTCAGTCAGCTGATGAAGTCCTGGGTCCAGGCCGTCTGTGAGAAACAGCCTTTAG ATGATATCTGTGACTACTTTGGTGTGAAGATTGCCATGTATTTTGCCTGGCTGGGGTTTTACACCACTTCCATGTTATATCCTGCTGTGATCGGCTTTGTGCTGTGGATGCTCACTGAGTCAGACCAG ACGAGCCGTGACATCTGCTGTGTGGTGTTTGCCCTGTTCAACGTGGTGTGGGCCACTCTGTTTCTGGAGcggtggaagaggaggggggctgaGCTGGCTTTCAAGTGGGGAACACTGGACACGCCACCCGAATCCCTGGAGGAACCACGGCCCCAGTTCCGG GGAGTGAAGCGTTGCAGTCCCATAACAGGTTGTGAGGAGTTCCACTATCCTCCGTGGCGGCGGCGTGTTTTCAGGTGGCTGGTCAGCCTGCCCATCTGCATCCTCTGCCTCTGCTTTGTCTTCCTGGTCATGCTCATCTGCCTTGAGCTGCAG gagtTTGTGATGGGGATCAAGGAAATGCCTCGGCTAGCTCGCTTCATCCCCAAAATCATGCTAGCTATCACTGTGAGTGCATGTGATGAGGTGTACAGGAAAATCGCCTGCTGGCTCAACGACATGG aaaACTATAGACTCCAGAGTGCCTATGAGAAAAATCTCATCATCAAAATGGTTCTT TTTCAGTTTGTAAATTCTTATCTTAGCCTTTTTTACATTGGATTCTACCTCAAAGACATGGAGCGTCTAAAAGAG ATGCTGGTGGTGTTGTCTCTGTTAAGGAGTCTGCAGCGGCAGGTCCGGATCAATGTGctgcctcccctcttcctcaaGATCCAGATGTTTGTGGTCTCTGTTCCCTGGATGTTCAGGGCTTTACTCGGGTCCAAA ATGCTAGCCACTCTACTCATCATACGGCAGTTCCTTCAAAATGTGAAGGAGGTGCTGCAGCCTTACCTGTACGAGCGTCACAAGCTGGGCGAGCTCACGCTGCGAGCTGTGTGGGACCTGCtgctctctgtgctgctgaaaTACGGCCGGCTGGCAGCCGGGAAAGCCCACGCCTCTCCCAGCGATCAGGCCATGCCGGGGCCGGGCCTGAGGGGCACCAGGCCTGGATTGGGGCAGCTAGATAGAAG GGAAAAGAAGTGTTTGAACGGAGGGTGCGGGGTGcccgacgaggaggaggggggcgagaAGGATGAGGCTGACAGCGGGAGGTTCAGtgaaggagagacggaggaggagagtctGATTGACTGCGGTTTAAAGCTGAGGAAGGTCAGCTTCATAGAGAAG TCGGACAGAAGAGCAGGCTGCAGTGGGCCGCCCATGCACACCAGCTTCCTGGAGGAAGGGAGCCCCACAATGGTGGAAAAAGGAATGGACCCTGCCTCCGTATTTGAGATGtgtgacgacgacgatgataaTGGCATCCATGATGTGAAGGAATCGGCCGGGGCAGCAACAGGTTCGGCCGAGGGGATAAATGCCGCCGCtggcgccgccgctgccgccagGGCTGCGCTGCTGTCTGACAGCGGCGCAGCCCTGCGACACAGAAGAAGAGGCAggagcgcagagagagttgAGCCGAAGACAAAAAGGGAATCGTGGATTAACCCcccggaggagagagagaacaacaCGCTCACTCAGGCTGAGATGGAGAGCTGCATGCAGACATATGCT GACACCTTCCAGGACTACCAGGAGATGTTTGTCCAGTTTGGTTACGTGGTGCTCTTCTCCTCGGCCTTCCCTCTGGCTGCCATGTGCGCTCTCATCAACAACATCATTGAAATCCGCAGCGATGCCTTTAAGCTCTGCACCGGTCTGCAGAGGCCCTTTGGAATCAGAGTGGAGAGCATCGGCCAGTGGCAG ACAGCGATGGAAGCCATGGGCCTGATTGCCATCATAGTGAATTGTTACCTAATTGGTCAGTGTGGTCAGCTACAGCGCCTCTTTCCGTGGCTCAGCCCCGAGATGGCCATCATCTCCATCGTTATCCTCGAG CACTTTGCCATCCTCCTGAAGTACGTCATCCACGTGGCCATCCCCGACATTCCTACATGGGTTCGAGAGGAGATTTCTAAACTGGATTATCAGCGTAGGGAGGCCTTTAAG aaGCATGAGCGGCAGGCGCAGCAGCATtaccagcagctgcagaggaggaagagggaggaggaggagaggcagaggcaggCGGAGCATATGGCCCgcagggagagggagcgggaCGAAAGCAagggcgactcctctggagATCACCACCACGAGAAGAGTCACAGCAGCAAATCACGTTccgggggcggaggagggggcggcgggTCGGACAAACCCAAAAGACCGAGCTCTCTGTTGGCCAACAACAACGTGATGAAGCTGAAACAGATCATCCCGCTGCAGAGTAAGTTCTCCTCGAGTGGCGCCCGCTCCCCTCAGTCTCCCACCGGAAGTGAGCCGAAGCTGCCCGGGTTCCTGAGCTTCAAATTCCTCAAGTCGCCGGAGAACAAGAAGGAGGGTTCTGCGGCTTCCGTGGCCGCAGCCTCTAACACCACAGCTACAGCAgcctcatcaccatcatcatcatcaggtaGCAGCTCCCAGGAGCGTTCTCTGTCACCCAGCAAGGCCTTCAACCCTGGGAAACTGTTCAACTTTGGGAAATCTGAGGGCGGGACATGCGTGAACGGGGCCGCGCTGCCCAGACCCGGCGAGGGCTCATCGTCACAGGCGTCGGATAGACAACCGTCCAGGTCTGACTTGAACGGTGTTCCAGACGAGTTCCCCTCGCCTGGAGGGGAAGGGTCAGAGAACGGCCACGCAACAGACGTGGACCCGGCCGGCTCTAAAGTCTAG